The region GATCTCTTTTTTAAACTGCAGGATAATCGCTTTATCTTCACGGGCTTCAGCGGCAGCAAGTTTACGGCGAAACTTCTCTGCTTTATCGTTTAATGCTTGCAGTTCTTCTTTTAAATTCATTGTGTTACCTTAAAGTTCAACATTGTGCCACTGACACAATATTATGCTCACACACAGCATTTGTATCAATCCAACACGATTACGGAGGCGAAGTATAACAGTTCATTAGATGAAACACATTATCCACAACAGCTTATGATTCATCTATTTGAACTAAATCATGAATGATCTGATTATTGCTACCACGCCATTTCAAACTGGGGTCGGCTAAATCTTGCTCAAACTTACCGTCTACTAGTACATCAACAAACGATATCACTTGTCGTTGCAATAATGACATCTGTTCAAGTTGATAACCACTCCATAGCCAAATGTCTTTATCTGGACACTCTTGCTTTACGCGTTTTACTAGCGACAAAATAGCATCTATATTTGCCGGAAACAGCGGATCACCACCCGACAGAGATAAACCTCTGCGTTTAATACGCGTATCTTTCAAGTCTGCAATGATTTGATCTTCCATTTGTTTGTTAAATTCATGACCTGAGCGTGGATCCCACGTCGACTGATTATAACAACCACGACATTGGTGCTCACAACCTGACACAAATAATGTGCAACGGGTTCCGGGACCATTTATAACATCGGTAGGAAAATACTGGTGGTAGTTCATTGGTTTTATCTTCTCACTCAGCTCAACTATATGACTGATATTCATATATTATTTTAGCTTAGACA is a window of Shewanella donghaensis DNA encoding:
- the nrdG gene encoding anaerobic ribonucleoside-triphosphate reductase-activating protein; the protein is MNYHQYFPTDVINGPGTRCTLFVSGCEHQCRGCYNQSTWDPRSGHEFNKQMEDQIIADLKDTRIKRRGLSLSGGDPLFPANIDAILSLVKRVKQECPDKDIWLWSGYQLEQMSLLQRQVISFVDVLVDGKFEQDLADPSLKWRGSNNQIIHDLVQIDES